From Cecembia calidifontis, one genomic window encodes:
- the fabF gene encoding beta-ketoacyl-ACP synthase II, with protein MNLRRVVVTGLGALTPIGNTVEEYWNGLANGVSGAAPITRFDASKFKTQFACEVKGLDIDQHIDKKESRKMDLFTQMGLVVADQAILDAGLDLEKSNLNRIGVIMGSGIGGLRSFQDEVSDFAKGDGTPRFNPFFIPKMIADICAGFISIKYGFKGPNFVTVSACASGTNAIIDAFNYIRLGKADIFVTGGTEATVTEAGVGGFNALKALSQRNDSPQTASRPFDKDRDGFVLGEGAGCLILEEYEHAKARGAKIYAEMVGGGMSADAYHLTAPHPEGEGAGNVMKNALEDAGLRPEDIDYINVHGTSTPLGDISEIKAIQKVFGEHAYKLNISSTKSMTGHLLGAAGAIEAIASILAIQNSLVPPTINHFTDDEEFDSRLNLTFNKAQKREINAALSNTFGFGGHNASVIFKKIN; from the coding sequence ATGAATTTAAGAAGAGTTGTAGTAACAGGTCTAGGCGCCCTCACGCCAATTGGCAATACCGTTGAAGAATATTGGAACGGTTTGGCAAATGGCGTGAGCGGTGCTGCGCCTATTACTAGATTCGATGCCTCAAAATTCAAAACCCAATTTGCTTGCGAGGTTAAAGGACTGGATATTGATCAGCATATCGACAAAAAGGAATCCAGAAAAATGGACCTTTTTACCCAAATGGGATTAGTCGTAGCCGATCAGGCCATTTTGGATGCAGGTCTTGACCTGGAGAAATCCAATCTCAACAGAATTGGTGTGATTATGGGATCAGGTATTGGTGGTCTAAGATCTTTTCAAGATGAAGTTTCAGACTTCGCCAAAGGAGATGGTACACCAAGATTCAATCCTTTTTTCATTCCTAAAATGATCGCAGATATCTGCGCGGGTTTCATTTCGATAAAATATGGTTTTAAGGGACCAAATTTTGTCACCGTTTCAGCCTGTGCTTCAGGCACCAACGCAATCATTGATGCATTCAATTACATCAGATTGGGCAAAGCGGATATTTTCGTAACCGGTGGGACTGAAGCTACTGTCACAGAAGCAGGTGTTGGGGGGTTTAATGCCCTCAAAGCACTTTCCCAAAGGAATGATTCGCCCCAAACAGCCTCCAGGCCATTTGACAAAGACAGAGACGGATTTGTTCTCGGTGAAGGTGCTGGCTGTTTGATTTTGGAAGAATATGAGCATGCGAAAGCCAGGGGTGCGAAGATTTATGCAGAAATGGTAGGTGGCGGCATGTCTGCTGATGCCTATCACCTGACAGCTCCTCATCCTGAAGGTGAAGGCGCAGGAAATGTAATGAAAAACGCGCTTGAAGATGCCGGATTGAGACCTGAGGACATAGATTACATCAATGTTCATGGTACTTCCACGCCATTAGGGGATATCAGTGAAATTAAGGCCATCCAAAAAGTCTTTGGAGAACACGCGTACAAACTGAATATCAGTAGCACAAAGTCCATGACAGGACATTTATTGGGAGCCGCAGGAGCCATAGAAGCCATCGCCTCTATTCTTGCTATTCAAAACAGCCTTGTGCCTCCTACCATAAACCACTTCACGGATGATGAAGAATTTGACAGCAGATTGAATCTGACTTTCAATAAAGCTCAGAAAAGAGAGATCAATGCTGCATTAAGTAATACTTTTGGATTTGGCGGTCATAATGCTTCCGTCATCTTCAAAAAAATCAACTAG
- the pyk gene encoding pyruvate kinase: protein MSIALYNKTKILATIGPASNNYDTLLSLAQAGANVFRLNFSHGSHEGHAEVVKMIRKINKETGLNIGILQDLQGPKIRVGEMENGGVQINPGQKITITNEPVVGTADLVSTVYKNLPNDVKSGDRILIDDGNIELAVNNTDGKNVRCVVIHGGMLKSRKGINLPNTKVSAPSLTEKDIEDLEFGLSQDVDWIALSFVRTADDIRDLRERIKKSGKDCKIVAKIEKPEALKNIDEIIAATDAVMVARGDLGVEVPMETVPLWQKQIVVKCKLNCKPVIIATQMLESMTSHPRPTRAETNDVATAVLDGADAVMLSAETASGKFPINAVKAMSSIINYIENHHDVFHHLYKIPEDDPNFYSKNLTLMAARLSRNVKAKALIGITSSGMTALRLASFRPLANLIVFTRNKKLLTQLSLVWGVRSYYYESNVSTDATFMDIQDKLKEDGYVKPGDIIINTASMPLKAKGRTNMLKIHEVE from the coding sequence ATGAGTATTGCACTTTATAACAAAACAAAGATTTTAGCAACAATAGGTCCGGCTTCTAATAATTATGACACTTTGCTCAGTCTGGCCCAGGCAGGTGCCAATGTGTTCAGGCTTAATTTTTCACATGGCAGTCATGAAGGACATGCCGAAGTGGTCAAAATGATCCGCAAAATCAATAAGGAAACAGGTCTTAACATTGGTATTTTGCAGGATTTGCAAGGACCGAAAATTAGGGTGGGAGAGATGGAAAATGGCGGTGTACAAATAAATCCTGGCCAAAAGATCACCATTACCAATGAACCTGTTGTAGGAACTGCCGATTTGGTAAGTACTGTTTATAAAAACCTTCCAAATGATGTTAAATCGGGAGACCGAATCCTCATCGATGATGGAAATATTGAGTTGGCAGTGAATAATACAGATGGCAAAAACGTACGCTGTGTGGTCATCCACGGTGGCATGCTGAAATCCAGAAAAGGGATCAATCTTCCCAATACCAAGGTATCTGCCCCATCTCTAACAGAAAAAGATATTGAAGATTTGGAATTTGGTTTGTCCCAAGATGTCGATTGGATTGCACTTTCTTTTGTAAGGACAGCAGATGATATCAGGGATTTGAGGGAAAGGATAAAAAAGTCAGGCAAAGACTGTAAGATTGTGGCCAAGATTGAGAAGCCTGAAGCATTAAAAAACATTGATGAAATCATCGCAGCCACAGATGCTGTTATGGTGGCACGTGGAGACCTGGGGGTTGAAGTTCCAATGGAAACTGTACCTCTGTGGCAGAAACAGATTGTAGTAAAATGTAAGTTGAACTGCAAACCGGTGATAATCGCCACACAGATGTTGGAGTCCATGACCTCACATCCCAGACCAACGAGGGCAGAAACCAATGATGTCGCTACAGCTGTTTTGGACGGAGCTGATGCAGTGATGCTTTCTGCAGAAACTGCTTCAGGTAAATTCCCTATCAATGCCGTAAAAGCGATGAGCAGCATTATAAATTATATTGAAAATCATCACGATGTCTTCCATCATTTGTACAAAATCCCTGAAGACGATCCCAATTTTTACAGCAAGAACCTTACTTTGATGGCAGCAAGGCTTTCAAGAAATGTAAAGGCAAAAGCCCTCATTGGAATTACCAGTTCAGGAATGACCGCTCTCCGCCTAGCTTCCTTTAGGCCTTTGGCAAACTTGATTGTGTTTACGAGAAATAAGAAATTATTGACCCAGCTCAGTTTGGTTTGGGGGGTAAGGTCCTATTACTATGAAAGCAATGTATCTACTGATGCGACTTTCATGGATATCCAAGACAAATTGAAAGAAGATGGTTATGTAAAGCCAGGTGATATCATCATCAATACTGCCAGTATGCCTTTGAAAGCCAAAGGACGTACCAACATGCTTAAAATTCATGAAGTAGAATAG
- a CDS encoding sensor histidine kinase codes for MFNHRYRVIFPGILALFSFFNILLLDGDRIYQVELPVDATFVLIFSISYAVWFSNSWIEKFLVIRLKKIHPLLVQFISSLIAVGLISLIAVIITGSVYGGPFAYSTQNFLLTSAFGYRINLFLNTLNAVFFFAKKLKEKELEAEKLKTLNANAKLETINNQLNPHFFFNNLSALSNLMHQDIELADLYLQKLSNIYRYILKNSSNELIPFRQEYNFLNDYIDLLGIRFQSALTFKKEIDDTYSDYSLPPAVLQLLVENVVKHNFFTMSQPMEVLIRVENAKCTIRNKKQEKLDKGFSSGVGLQNIMERYKFLGREIEVIDEPEFFQVTLSLIHSHESSNS; via the coding sequence ATGTTTAACCATAGGTACAGGGTTATATTTCCTGGAATTCTTGCACTATTTTCTTTTTTTAATATCCTTTTGTTGGATGGTGATAGGATTTATCAGGTAGAACTTCCTGTAGACGCTACATTTGTCCTGATATTTTCCATTTCCTATGCTGTTTGGTTCTCAAATTCCTGGATTGAGAAATTCCTGGTAATTAGGTTAAAAAAAATTCATCCTCTATTGGTCCAATTTATTTCGAGCCTTATTGCTGTGGGCCTTATCAGCCTGATTGCGGTAATCATTACGGGGTCAGTTTATGGGGGACCCTTTGCTTATTCCACTCAAAATTTTTTACTGACTAGTGCATTCGGTTACAGGATCAATCTGTTTTTGAATACCTTGAATGCAGTGTTTTTCTTTGCCAAAAAGCTTAAGGAAAAGGAATTGGAAGCAGAAAAACTGAAAACTCTCAATGCAAATGCCAAATTGGAAACAATAAATAATCAATTGAACCCGCATTTTTTCTTTAATAATCTTAGCGCCTTATCCAATTTGATGCACCAGGACATTGAATTGGCTGACCTGTATCTACAAAAACTTTCCAATATTTATCGCTACATCTTAAAAAACAGCTCCAATGAGCTGATCCCTTTTAGGCAGGAGTACAATTTTTTAAATGACTACATTGATTTATTAGGAATAAGGTTTCAAAGTGCGCTAACTTTCAAAAAGGAAATAGATGATACTTATTCAGATTATTCCTTACCGCCTGCTGTTCTGCAACTTTTGGTGGAAAATGTAGTCAAACACAATTTTTTTACGATGAGCCAACCGATGGAAGTGTTGATTAGAGTAGAGAATGCCAAATGTACCATTAGGAATAAGAAGCAGGAAAAATTGGATAAGGGTTTTTCTTCAGGGGTTGGACTTCAAAACATTATGGAAAGATATAAGTTTTTAGGAAGAGAGATAGAGGTTATCGATGAACCGGAATTCTTTCAGGTCACACTGTCATTGATACATAGCCATGAGAGTTCTAATAGTTGA
- a CDS encoding IPExxxVDY family protein: MKKTKLLVEHHYEFELLGLVAPIKDYKMAWVINNTLGLKLVRISDFEPDFLNQPQMKIAQFFEEKEHGYTQLLKNRSLLEGRQTLYLVPELRMIDYFLLIQDLTFELNLNMYIERLSKVRYIQNVIKLDVSKIKSKENLLTY, from the coding sequence ATGAAGAAAACAAAGTTACTTGTCGAACACCATTACGAATTCGAACTGCTTGGATTGGTGGCCCCCATTAAGGATTATAAAATGGCCTGGGTTATCAATAATACCTTGGGATTGAAACTGGTCAGGATAAGTGACTTTGAGCCTGATTTCTTAAACCAACCTCAAATGAAAATCGCCCAGTTTTTTGAGGAAAAAGAACACGGCTACACCCAGTTATTGAAAAACAGATCCCTGTTGGAAGGCAGGCAGACATTGTACCTTGTGCCGGAGTTGAGGATGATCGATTACTTTCTTCTCATACAGGACTTGACCTTCGAATTGAATTTAAATATGTATATTGAGCGCCTAAGTAAGGTGAGATATATTCAAAATGTTATCAAACTTGATGTGTCCAAAATAAAATCTAAGGAAAATCTACTAACCTATTAA
- the rnc gene encoding ribonuclease III, producing MRLSRLLRLQSVFYNQSEKRLASAIQHMVGSKPFNLSLYKLALKHTSIAEETINGLKISNERLEYLGDAILGAVVAEFLFKKFPFRDEGFLTETRSRMVNREALNQIAIKIGLSKIIEKEFKGKNLSAHKSIYGDTLEAVVGAVYLDRGYDFCKKFILKRIIVHFDVDGIITTTSNFKSKIIEWSQKENKEVDFKTLSVTGNQRFKEFHVHLLVGGEVVAEGKGPTKKKAEQDASKNACEILNLDF from the coding sequence TTGAGACTGTCCAGATTACTCAGATTACAGTCAGTATTTTATAATCAATCTGAAAAAAGGCTTGCTTCTGCCATACAACATATGGTCGGAAGCAAGCCTTTTAATTTATCCTTATACAAACTTGCCCTCAAGCATACCTCCATTGCTGAGGAAACCATCAATGGCCTCAAAATTTCTAACGAACGACTGGAATATTTGGGAGATGCCATCCTAGGTGCAGTGGTTGCAGAATTTCTTTTTAAAAAATTTCCTTTCAGGGATGAGGGTTTTTTGACTGAAACTAGATCAAGAATGGTCAATAGAGAGGCCCTAAATCAAATAGCCATAAAAATCGGGCTTTCAAAAATAATTGAAAAAGAATTCAAAGGTAAAAATTTAAGTGCACATAAATCTATCTATGGCGACACACTGGAAGCGGTTGTCGGTGCGGTTTACTTGGATAGAGGTTATGATTTTTGCAAAAAATTTATCCTAAAGCGGATCATCGTTCATTTTGATGTGGACGGAATCATTACGACTACTTCTAACTTCAAAAGTAAAATCATTGAATGGTCCCAGAAAGAAAACAAAGAAGTTGACTTTAAGACCCTATCTGTTACCGGCAACCAGCGGTTTAAAGAGTTTCATGTTCATTTATTGGTAGGAGGTGAAGTCGTAGCCGAAGGAAAAGGTCCTACTAAAAAGAAAGCCGAACAGGATGCCTCTAAAAATGCCTGTGAGATACTTAATTTAGACTTCTAG
- a CDS encoding fasciclin domain-containing protein translates to MEKIFKYLFLGAMFFVVLSCNDDPQPQVPTPNLVEAANAAGLTTLLQAVEAVPGLGTALLNADAITVFAPTNQAFSAALTAFGAANLGELVDAIGGVNNLEVVLGFHVVPTVAFSSNLNATNTVPTLSGQNLTINRAGNTVTVVDAAGNTATVIAADVLIENGVVHVIDRVLLPGLNIPQPPAPNLVEAAQAAGLSTLLTAVTAVNGLADALLSANAITVFAPTNDAFGAALQAFNAADLNQLVTRIGGLSNLEEILGFHVVPAVAFSGDLNASNTFTTLGGQQLTVTRQGNNVRVTDALGNTVNVVAADVAIENGVVHVIDGVLLPEIFLPNVVEAGTAAGLTVLLDAVTAANLGGALLDAEAITVFAPTNDAFGDLLEALNLNSLGELVEALGIEAVTKVLGYHVVPAVAFSFDLADGSQTVPTLAGENLTVTKSSSGVTVTDTAGNTFNVVAADVAIANGVVHVINGVVLPTLE, encoded by the coding sequence ATGGAAAAAATATTCAAGTACCTCTTTTTGGGAGCCATGTTTTTCGTGGTTTTGAGCTGTAATGATGATCCTCAGCCTCAAGTCCCTACACCAAATTTAGTGGAAGCTGCCAATGCAGCAGGTCTGACTACTTTACTGCAAGCAGTTGAAGCGGTCCCAGGTTTGGGTACAGCCCTTTTAAATGCTGATGCCATTACTGTTTTTGCGCCCACCAATCAGGCCTTCAGTGCGGCACTTACTGCATTTGGGGCTGCTAATCTAGGAGAATTAGTCGACGCCATCGGAGGTGTGAACAACCTGGAAGTGGTTTTGGGCTTCCACGTGGTGCCTACTGTTGCTTTCTCCTCAAATCTTAATGCCACCAACACTGTTCCTACACTTTCTGGTCAGAATTTAACGATCAACCGCGCAGGGAATACAGTTACTGTGGTGGATGCAGCAGGAAATACAGCAACAGTTATCGCTGCTGATGTCTTAATTGAAAATGGAGTAGTTCATGTAATTGATAGGGTGCTGCTGCCAGGATTGAATATTCCACAGCCACCTGCACCCAACTTGGTAGAAGCGGCCCAAGCAGCAGGACTGAGCACTTTGTTGACAGCGGTAACAGCTGTAAATGGACTTGCCGATGCCTTATTGTCAGCAAATGCCATTACGGTTTTCGCGCCAACTAACGATGCCTTTGGGGCAGCTTTGCAAGCATTCAATGCTGCTGACCTCAATCAATTGGTAACAAGGATCGGTGGTTTAAGCAACTTGGAAGAAATATTAGGTTTCCACGTCGTACCTGCTGTAGCATTCTCAGGAGACCTTAATGCAAGCAATACATTTACTACCTTGGGCGGACAACAGCTGACGGTTACCAGACAGGGTAATAATGTGCGGGTTACGGATGCTTTGGGCAATACGGTTAACGTTGTTGCAGCCGACGTGGCCATTGAAAATGGAGTTGTACATGTGATTGATGGTGTGCTTTTGCCGGAAATTTTTCTTCCTAATGTTGTAGAAGCCGGTACTGCTGCTGGTCTCACCGTATTACTTGATGCTGTCACAGCAGCCAATTTGGGTGGAGCCCTACTTGATGCGGAGGCCATCACGGTATTTGCGCCGACAAATGATGCTTTCGGGGATTTATTGGAAGCGCTCAATTTAAATTCTCTTGGAGAATTGGTTGAAGCCTTGGGAATCGAAGCGGTTACCAAAGTGCTAGGCTACCATGTAGTACCGGCAGTGGCATTCTCATTTGACCTGGCAGATGGTTCTCAGACCGTGCCAACATTAGCCGGAGAAAATCTTACGGTTACTAAATCAAGTAGTGGAGTAACCGTAACAGATACTGCAGGTAATACCTTCAATGTTGTAGCTGCAGACGTTGCTATTGCAAATGGAGTAGTTCATGTAATTAATGGAGTAGTGCTGCCAACTCTGGAATAA
- a CDS encoding acyl carrier protein — translation MSEIAQKVKAIIVDKLGVEESEVTPEASFTNDLGADSLDTVELIMEFEKEFNISIPDDQAEQIGTVGQAISYLEANVK, via the coding sequence ATGTCTGAAATTGCACAAAAAGTAAAAGCCATTATCGTTGATAAGTTGGGCGTAGAAGAATCTGAAGTTACTCCTGAGGCTAGCTTCACTAATGATCTTGGTGCTGACTCTCTGGATACAGTAGAGCTCATCATGGAATTCGAAAAAGAATTCAATATCTCTATTCCGGATGATCAAGCTGAGCAAATCGGCACTGTTGGTCAGGCTATCAGCTATCTGGAAGCTAACGTAAAATAA